In a single window of the Acidimicrobiia bacterium genome:
- a CDS encoding LLM class flavin-dependent oxidoreductase: MRHAVYLPPFGSFGDVHALVELAVLAEESGWDGFFLWDHIQYEEPVSLCDTWIALAAVASNTSSIRLGPLITPLPRRRPWKVAREAVTLDHLSGGRLVLGVGLGIDFWGEFSAFDGEATTDVVRAEMVEDGIEIITRLWSGEPTSYRGRRLAVSDAQFLPRPVQKPGIPIWSAMLWPASKPGPVRRAARCDGVMPFTGAPMTPDQAGAAHAAVAAERGDTDFDLCVWGDLDHAADYEAAGVTWLVDAPGPDTPLPTVRSAIADGPPRPH; encoded by the coding sequence GTGCGCCACGCCGTGTACCTACCCCCGTTCGGTTCCTTCGGTGACGTTCACGCGCTCGTGGAGCTGGCGGTGCTCGCCGAGGAGTCGGGTTGGGACGGCTTCTTCCTGTGGGACCACATCCAGTACGAGGAGCCCGTCTCGCTCTGCGACACCTGGATCGCCCTTGCGGCCGTCGCGTCCAACACGTCGAGCATCCGGCTGGGGCCTCTGATCACGCCGCTGCCGAGACGGCGACCCTGGAAGGTCGCCCGAGAGGCGGTGACGCTCGACCATCTCAGCGGTGGACGTCTCGTGCTCGGCGTAGGGCTCGGCATCGACTTCTGGGGCGAGTTCTCGGCGTTCGATGGCGAGGCCACCACCGATGTCGTTCGCGCTGAGATGGTCGAGGACGGCATCGAGATCATCACCCGCCTGTGGTCAGGCGAGCCCACGTCGTACCGGGGTCGGCGTCTGGCCGTCTCCGACGCCCAGTTCCTTCCGCGCCCGGTACAGAAACCCGGGATTCCGATCTGGTCGGCGATGCTCTGGCCCGCTTCCAAGCCGGGCCCTGTGCGGCGGGCCGCCCGCTGCGACGGTGTGATGCCCTTCACCGGCGCTCCCATGACACCGGACCAGGCTGGAGCCGCCCATGCGGCCGTCGCCGCCGAACGCGGCGACACCGACTTCGATCTCTGCGTGTGGGGCGACCTCGACCACGCCGCCGACTACGAGGCCGCCGGGGTGACCTGGCTCGTCGACGCACCAGGCCCTGACACGCCGCTGCCAACGGTTCGGTCTGCGATCGCCGATGGGCCTCCGAGACCCCACTGA
- a CDS encoding FAD-dependent oxidoreductase, with protein sequence MSEHAPRAVERHCDVAVIGGSAAGLAAALQLGRQRRSVIVVDAGEPRNAPAAHMHSYLGHEGLPPSELAAIGRHEVRSYGGEVIAGRGVDVTRTDDGRLRVELVGGHTVIARRVLAATGLVDELPEIDGLAEHWGGDVIHCPFCHGFEVRDRRIVQIVTHPMRLHPAGLFRQLSARFTLVLHEGVDADNAEVSAMRAAGVDVVDARVRRIVTGDDGHVAAVELTDGDRIDADAVVIGTRFRVRAEPFAALGLKPAEHPTGLGDFVETDATGATAVPGLYAAGNVTDPSQQVLQAAANGSRVGGMISFSLADDDIQAAARPSAYEADWDHRYGGDQMWSGNPNGTLVNEINGLSPGRALDVGAGEGGDALWLAEQGWSVTATDISQRALTRVAAEVERRGAHVECQHADANTLDAFEAGAFDLVSAQYASIPRTPDQRAVRNLLNAVAPGGTLLVVSHDLEPMREPIDTLAHSRPFDPDAYVRVDEFAAAIASSSAWDIEVHETRPRPAGATSASHHVDDIVLRARHRAS encoded by the coding sequence ATGAGTGAACACGCACCCCGCGCCGTCGAGCGGCACTGCGACGTTGCGGTCATCGGCGGTTCGGCCGCCGGGCTCGCCGCTGCTCTCCAGCTCGGACGCCAGCGCCGCTCGGTGATCGTCGTTGACGCTGGCGAGCCGCGCAACGCCCCCGCTGCGCACATGCACAGCTATCTCGGACACGAGGGACTTCCGCCGTCGGAGTTGGCCGCGATCGGTCGTCACGAGGTCCGCAGCTACGGGGGTGAGGTCATTGCCGGCCGCGGTGTCGACGTGACCCGCACCGACGACGGCCGCCTCCGCGTCGAGCTCGTCGGTGGCCACACGGTGATCGCCCGACGGGTGCTTGCCGCCACCGGTCTGGTCGACGAGCTCCCCGAAATCGACGGCCTTGCCGAACACTGGGGCGGCGACGTCATCCACTGCCCGTTCTGCCACGGATTCGAGGTCCGGGACCGGCGAATCGTCCAGATCGTCACCCACCCGATGCGTCTGCATCCCGCCGGGTTGTTCCGCCAGCTGAGCGCCCGGTTCACGCTGGTGCTGCACGAGGGCGTCGATGCCGACAACGCCGAGGTCAGTGCCATGCGGGCCGCCGGGGTGGACGTCGTCGACGCCCGCGTCCGGCGCATCGTCACGGGCGATGACGGGCACGTCGCGGCGGTCGAGCTGACCGACGGCGACCGCATCGACGCCGACGCGGTCGTGATCGGCACACGGTTCCGGGTGCGCGCCGAGCCGTTCGCAGCGCTCGGTCTCAAACCAGCCGAGCACCCGACCGGACTCGGCGATTTCGTCGAGACGGACGCGACGGGGGCGACGGCGGTTCCGGGGCTCTACGCGGCTGGCAACGTGACCGACCCGAGCCAACAGGTGCTGCAGGCCGCCGCCAACGGCAGTCGAGTCGGCGGCATGATCAGCTTCAGCCTCGCCGACGACGACATCCAGGCCGCCGCCCGACCATCGGCCTATGAGGCCGACTGGGATCACCGCTACGGGGGCGACCAGATGTGGAGCGGCAATCCGAACGGCACACTCGTCAACGAGATCAACGGCCTCAGCCCCGGCCGCGCCCTCGACGTCGGCGCCGGCGAGGGCGGCGACGCGCTCTGGCTGGCCGAGCAGGGGTGGAGCGTGACCGCGACGGACATCTCACAGCGCGCCCTCACCCGCGTCGCAGCGGAGGTCGAGCGGCGCGGCGCACACGTCGAGTGCCAGCATGCGGACGCGAACACCCTCGACGCCTTCGAGGCCGGAGCGTTCGACCTCGTGTCGGCCCAGTACGCATCGATCCCCCGCACTCCCGACCAGCGCGCCGTCCGCAACCTGCTGAACGCGGTCGCTCCCGGCGGCACGCTGCTCGTGGTCAGCCACGACCTCGAACCCATGCGTGAACCCATCGACACGCTCGCCCACAGCCGTCCCTTCGACCCTGACGCCTACGTGCGGGTCGATGAGTTCGCAGCGGCGATCGCCAGTTCATCGGCATGGGACATCGAAGTCCACGAAACGCGACCCCGGCCGGCCGGGGCCACCTCTGCCTCCCACCACGTCGACGACATCGTGCTGCGAGCCCGACACCGCGCCAGCTGA
- a CDS encoding type II toxin-antitoxin system VapC family toxin: protein MLVVDASVLYEIVADTPQAEVMRARIAADPDHAAPHVLDVEVFSVIRRHWMEGRLDSTAASQAVDDLFAWPGQRYSHRPLLDRAWTLRSDVRGWDAMYVALTEALDATLVTTDQRLAAASGPACRIEVLGG from the coding sequence ATGCTCGTCGTTGACGCGTCGGTTCTCTACGAGATCGTGGCCGACACGCCTCAGGCTGAGGTGATGCGAGCACGGATCGCCGCCGATCCCGACCATGCCGCCCCCCACGTCCTCGACGTCGAGGTCTTCTCCGTCATCCGGCGCCATTGGATGGAGGGTCGGCTCGACTCGACCGCGGCGAGCCAGGCTGTCGACGACCTGTTCGCCTGGCCGGGCCAGCGGTACAGCCACCGCCCGCTCCTCGATCGAGCCTGGACGCTCCGGTCCGACGTCCGCGGCTGGGACGCCATGTACGTGGCGCTGACCGAGGCGCTCGACGCAACGTTGGTGACCACCGATCAGCGGCTGGCGGCGGCGTCGGGGCCTGCATGTCGCATCGAGGTGCTGGGCGGCTGA